CATGTTTTGTGTCAGTCGCCGTGGGCTTTTTTTATTTCCTCCGGGGGATTGCGTGTCCGCAAGTTGTGAAAACATCTGGGAAGACGTGCTCAGTGATATTGAAGGGCGCGTAAGCCCGGCAACCTTCAATTTATGGTTCAGAAACGCAAAACTCCTGAGGCTGGATAAAGATGCCTGTACTATAGGCGTTTCCAATTCCTACGCTGCCGAGTGGCTTAAGAAACACTTCTCGGCCGTGGTCGGGAAGAGTCTGAGCGCCTCGCTGGATAGAGAGGTTGAGGTAAAGTTTTCGGTAGTTGAGACGAAACGGCCGGACCCAAAGAGAGATGTGCCCAGGAAAGACGCCAGGAAGGAAAAGGAAGCATGTAAGAAAGCTTCCACTTCTTATGTCGCCACGGGGAAGGTCTTAAGGCTTGAGGAATTTGTTGTAGGCCCGTCAAACCAGCTGGCCTATATGTCTGCGCTTGAGATGTTGCGAGAGCCCGCCCCATCGTTCAACACCCTGTTTATTTATGGTTCCGTGGGTCTGGGCAAGACGCACATACTTCAAGGTATATATAACCGTGTCAATGAGAACGGGCACGCGGATAAGGCCATCTACAGGCCCGCCGAACACTGGACGAACGAATACATCTCGGCCATTAAAAAAAGGTGTGTGGAAAGCTTCAGGAATAAGTACAGACGTGCGGACGTGTTGCTGATAGACGACGTGCATTTCCTTTCAAACAAGAGCGGCATCCAGGAAGAATTTCTTCACACGTTCAATACGCTCTATCACTCGGCAAAGAGGATTATCTTCGCAAGCGACGCCCATCCCAAATTGATAAAGAAACTTAAACAGAGCCTTGCCAGCCGCATGATGTCGGGTATGGTCGCTGAGATACACCCACCGGATTATGAGACTTCGGTGGCCATACTGAGGGCAAAGGCCGGAGCGAGTGGGAAGGAGATGCCGGCGGAGGTGCTGGGCTATATGGCAGAAAGACTGCAAAACAGGAGTGTGAGAGAGTTCGAGAGCGCACTCACGGTCGTTACTGCGGTGGCAGAGGCCTACAGAAAGAAGGTAAACATTTCATTGGTGAGAGATGTCTTTTGCGGTATGTCGTCTGCCAGGCCAAAGAAGGTAAGAATAGAAGACATAGAGAAGTGTGTGGCCGAGCATTTCCAGATCGGCAACGAGGAACTGCGTTCCTCTAAAAAGAAGAGGTCTCAGATATTGCCCATTCATCTGTGTTGTTACCTGGCCAGGCTCCACACCGCCGCCTCGTACCAGGAGATAGGATGCCATTTTGGTAACAGGCGCCACAGTACCTGTATGTCCGCCATCAAAAAGATAAAGGCAAGACTGAAGGAAGACAAAGAACTTCGTGAACTTGTGGAAAACCTTTCAGAGGCGATAAGACCGGGTTCCTCGCGAAGCGCCCTCAACGTGGCCGGTAATTAGGTGGGAATATACAGGCCGATACTCCGCACCGATAATGTAGATACCACATTCATGG
This DNA window, taken from Candidatus Bathyanammoxibius amoris, encodes the following:
- the dnaA gene encoding chromosomal replication initiator protein DnaA: MSASCENIWEDVLSDIEGRVSPATFNLWFRNAKLLRLDKDACTIGVSNSYAAEWLKKHFSAVVGKSLSASLDREVEVKFSVVETKRPDPKRDVPRKDARKEKEACKKASTSYVATGKVLRLEEFVVGPSNQLAYMSALEMLREPAPSFNTLFIYGSVGLGKTHILQGIYNRVNENGHADKAIYRPAEHWTNEYISAIKKRCVESFRNKYRRADVLLIDDVHFLSNKSGIQEEFLHTFNTLYHSAKRIIFASDAHPKLIKKLKQSLASRMMSGMVAEIHPPDYETSVAILRAKAGASGKEMPAEVLGYMAERLQNRSVREFESALTVVTAVAEAYRKKVNISLVRDVFCGMSSARPKKVRIEDIEKCVAEHFQIGNEELRSSKKKRSQILPIHLCCYLARLHTAASYQEIGCHFGNRRHSTCMSAIKKIKARLKEDKELRELVENLSEAIRPGSSRSALNVAGN